In Arcobacter lacus, one genomic interval encodes:
- a CDS encoding AAC(3) family N-acetyltransferase, translating to MKTQLFQDTKGKIYTLEDVISSLKELEADKAEILYVHTDIGFGKPLLKRKDFVAKLYEAINTLGVRTLIFPTYTFSFCNKKDFDVKESKSNMGMLNEYARTRENSYRTEDPLLSVCVIGEIPEDFNYLSKNSCGEGSSFEIMSKSDKYKFLFFGAKPTECFTFMHYVEDIYKVPYRYNKEFTGNVIKNGISKKETYILCTLYDTVIPSVDISFQENLENKKILKRLPLGEKELMIINGKSAFEEIKKCFDRDINILLARPYNEYNLGKNYDYNNVNSVK from the coding sequence ATGAAAACTCAATTATTTCAAGATACAAAAGGTAAAATTTATACGCTAGAAGATGTCATATCGTCTCTGAAAGAATTGGAAGCCGATAAAGCTGAGATTCTTTATGTGCATACGGATATAGGTTTTGGAAAACCTCTTCTTAAAAGAAAAGATTTTGTTGCTAAATTATATGAAGCAATAAATACATTAGGAGTAAGAACACTTATTTTTCCAACGTATACATTTAGTTTTTGTAATAAAAAAGATTTTGATGTAAAAGAATCAAAAAGTAATATGGGTATGCTCAATGAATATGCAAGAACAAGAGAAAATAGTTATAGAACAGAAGATCCTTTATTGTCTGTATGTGTTATAGGTGAAATACCAGAAGATTTTAACTATTTATCTAAAAATTCTTGTGGAGAAGGAAGTTCATTTGAGATTATGTCTAAAAGTGACAAATATAAGTTTCTTTTTTTTGGAGCAAAGCCTACAGAGTGTTTTACTTTTATGCATTATGTAGAAGATATTTATAAAGTACCATACCGATATAACAAAGAATTTACAGGAAATGTGATTAAAAATGGTATATCTAAAAAAGAAACATATATATTGTGTACTTTATATGATACTGTTATTCCAAGTGTTGATATTAGTTTTCAAGAGAATTTAGAAAATAAAAAAATTCTTAAAAGATTGCCTTTAGGAGAAAAAGAGCTAATGATTATTAATGGAAAGAGTGCATTTGAAGAAATTAAAAAGTGTTTTGATAGAGATATAAATATATTACTTGCTAGACCATATAATGAATATAATTTAGGTAAAAATTATGATTATAATAATGTTAATAGTGTAAAATAA
- the pseF gene encoding pseudaminic acid cytidylyltransferase, which translates to MTKCVAIIPARGGSKRIPKKNIKNFHGKPLIAYSIEVALKSKLFDKVIVSTDDEEIAKIAKEFGAEVPFLRPKELSDDFTGTGAVINHAINFLKEQGENIDFVCTIYATAPLLQEKYLIKAYEKIKDSNAKNAFSCTSMPFPIQRTFKITSNERCEMFWPENFMKRSQDLEEAFQDAGQFYWTNLNIKSDEIIFSKDSIPIILPRYLVQDIDTLEDWQRAEFMYKAISLIG; encoded by the coding sequence ATGACTAAATGTGTAGCCATAATTCCAGCTCGAGGTGGAAGTAAACGAATTCCTAAAAAAAATATAAAAAACTTTCATGGAAAACCACTTATTGCTTATAGTATTGAAGTTGCATTAAAATCAAAACTTTTTGATAAAGTAATAGTGTCTACTGATGATGAAGAAATTGCAAAAATTGCAAAAGAGTTTGGAGCAGAAGTTCCATTTTTACGCCCAAAAGAGTTAAGTGATGACTTTACAGGAACTGGTGCAGTTATAAATCATGCTATAAATTTTTTAAAAGAACAAGGTGAAAATATAGATTTTGTTTGCACTATTTATGCAACTGCTCCACTTTTACAAGAAAAATATTTAATAAAAGCATATGAAAAGATAAAAGACTCAAATGCAAAAAATGCTTTTTCTTGTACTTCAATGCCATTTCCAATTCAAAGAACTTTTAAAATAACATCAAATGAAAGATGTGAGATGTTTTGGCCAGAAAACTTTATGAAACGTAGCCAAGACTTAGAAGAAGCTTTCCAAGATGCAGGACAATTTTACTGGACAAATTTAAATATAAAATCAGATGAAATTATATTTAGCAAAGATAGTATTCCTATAATATTACCTAGATATTTAGTTCAAGATATAGATACTTTAGAAGATTGGCAAAGAGCTGAATTTATGTATAAGGCTATTTCGCTAATAGGATAA
- a CDS encoding acyl carrier protein, with protein sequence MERIREILVDIRPEYDFFEDVNFIEAGMLDSFDVINLVTDIEEKFGIQIDGSDILPENFCSIDSIKNLIILSGGKI encoded by the coding sequence ATGGAAAGAATAAGAGAAATTTTGGTTGATATAAGACCTGAGTATGATTTTTTTGAAGATGTTAATTTTATTGAAGCTGGAATGCTTGATAGTTTTGATGTAATAAACTTAGTTACTGATATTGAAGAAAAGTTTGGAATTCAAATAGATGGAAGTGATATATTACCTGAAAACTTTTGTAGTATTGATTCTATTAAGAATTTAATAATTTTAAGTGGTGGAAAAATATAA
- a CDS encoding phosphopantetheine-binding protein: MELDRKMELLAELFELEIGEFGPETVLEDLEEWDSLAAISYVVMMDEEFNKIANPSDIQRFKTVNDILNSME; the protein is encoded by the coding sequence ATGGAATTAGATAGAAAAATGGAACTCTTAGCAGAATTATTTGAATTAGAAATTGGTGAATTTGGTCCAGAAACGGTATTAGAAGATTTAGAAGAATGGGATTCTTTAGCAGCTATTTCTTATGTTGTAATGATGGATGAAGAGTTTAATAAAATTGCTAATCCTTCAGATATTCAAAGATTTAAAACGGTTAATGATATTTTAAATTCAATGGAATAA
- a CDS encoding AMP-binding protein: protein MENLALKYLESSAIEYKDKIAFISGDKTITFSMTRNKSLAVSNEIINRIGFTKNKPILIYLPKSIEAIVSMLGAVYSGNFYTPTSTNFPAKKIESLIDILNPSLIITDSLHQGALIDIGISNDKIICYDFIDFNQDIASLKNNVQQLIDTDLIYTYFTSGSTGVPKGVTISHRNVVNFIEAACRIMPIDQNTIFGNQSALHFDITTQDLYTTLKQGSTMVIIPEQLFAFPKKLIEYIDNQKINFIFWVPSAYINVCLFKALEGKELKELKSIMFAGEVMPVKYYNQWKKHLPNLSFVANAYGPTETTVDCTYYIVDTEFDDNEEFPLGYPIENTGILLFDKDNKLVTKPNIQGELCVLGTSLSPGYWNNRLKTDEVFVQNPLHDNYDEKMYRTGDLAMYNDQGLLLFCGRKDDQIKHLGYRIELGEIENAALSLEYIDNCVSFYNDKKRKITLIYTSNLDEIENKTIKLDLTNILPKYMVPTEYYRQDSLPINVNGKIDRVLLKSQFI from the coding sequence ATGGAAAATCTGGCTTTAAAATATTTAGAATCTAGTGCTATTGAGTATAAAGATAAAATAGCCTTTATAAGTGGTGATAAAACAATTACTTTTTCTATGACAAGAAATAAATCTTTAGCGGTATCTAATGAGATTATAAATAGAATAGGTTTTACTAAGAATAAACCAATTTTAATTTATTTACCAAAAAGCATTGAAGCGATTGTTTCCATGTTAGGAGCGGTGTATAGTGGAAATTTCTATACACCAACTAGCACAAATTTTCCTGCTAAAAAAATAGAAAGTTTGATAGATATTTTAAATCCAAGTCTTATTATTACAGATAGTTTACACCAAGGTGCTCTTATTGATATAGGAATTAGTAATGATAAAATTATATGTTATGATTTTATTGACTTCAATCAAGATATAGCCTCACTAAAAAATAATGTGCAACAATTAATTGATACAGATTTAATATATACATATTTTACTTCAGGATCAACAGGCGTGCCTAAAGGAGTAACAATTTCACATAGAAATGTAGTGAATTTTATTGAAGCTGCTTGCCGAATAATGCCTATAGATCAGAATACAATCTTTGGTAATCAATCTGCATTACACTTTGATATCACTACTCAAGATTTATATACAACATTAAAGCAAGGTTCTACAATGGTAATTATTCCGGAACAACTATTTGCTTTTCCTAAAAAACTTATTGAATATATTGATAATCAAAAGATTAATTTCATATTTTGGGTTCCTTCAGCATATATAAATGTTTGTTTATTTAAAGCATTAGAAGGTAAAGAACTTAAAGAATTAAAGTCTATTATGTTTGCAGGAGAAGTTATGCCTGTAAAATATTATAACCAATGGAAAAAACATCTTCCAAATTTATCTTTTGTAGCAAATGCATATGGGCCAACAGAGACTACAGTAGATTGTACATATTATATAGTTGATACAGAATTTGACGATAATGAAGAGTTTCCATTGGGATATCCTATAGAAAATACGGGAATTTTACTATTTGATAAAGATAATAAATTGGTAACAAAACCAAATATTCAGGGTGAGTTATGTGTATTAGGAACGAGTTTATCTCCTGGATATTGGAATAATAGATTAAAAACAGATGAGGTTTTTGTTCAAAACCCTTTACATGATAATTACGATGAAAAGATGTATAGAACTGGGGATTTAGCTATGTATAATGATCAGGGATTATTATTATTTTGTGGTAGAAAAGATGATCAAATAAAACACTTAGGATATAGAATTGAATTAGGAGAAATTGAGAATGCAGCTCTATCTTTAGAATATATTGATAATTGTGTTTCTTTTTATAATGATAAAAAAAGAAAAATCACATTAATTTATACATCTAATTTAGATGAAATAGAAAATAAGACCATAAAGTTAGATTTAACAAATATATTACCAAAATATATGGTACCTACTGAATATTATAGACAAGATTCTTTACCAATAAATGTTAATGGTAAAATTGATAGAGTATTGTTAAAATCACAATTTATATAA
- a CDS encoding 3-oxoacyl-[acyl-carrier-protein] synthase III C-terminal domain-containing protein, which yields MKTIFYGKRISGILSLLPETEYNFEDDMKYNNLSEKQNRKLQKTMGYDRHRFFKSDTYVSKVAIFGLKYMFEKNILKKDDISALIVTTTTPDFLMPATSNLIMSELDLDNSVFCMDTNQQCAGFTNGLLQAFMLLNNNNMKKVVLITGDVLAKNPDRSNTSSYPLSGDAICITIIENCDKNLPIYFHSIIDANKYDALVFPSMGFRVVTEEERKKFASEKYGGYDYLPCVHMDGQAVFQYVMQDVPKYVYETLEFAKTDKGSLNYYFFHQPNKFMVDKLAQKIDVSAEKVPSNVVTFYGNSNSSTIPIAICHNAKDEMLSTDNYKCMLAGFGAGLSYSGIVMNLGEFDFCEMLITTF from the coding sequence ATGAAAACTATATTTTATGGAAAAAGAATATCAGGGATTTTATCTCTTCTTCCAGAAACTGAATACAATTTTGAAGATGATATGAAATATAACAATTTGTCAGAAAAACAAAACAGAAAACTTCAAAAAACTATGGGATATGATAGACATAGATTTTTTAAATCTGATACATATGTTTCTAAAGTTGCGATATTTGGTTTAAAATATATGTTTGAAAAAAATATTTTAAAAAAAGATGATATTTCGGCCTTAATTGTTACGACGACAACACCTGATTTCTTAATGCCTGCAACTTCAAATTTAATAATGAGTGAGTTAGATTTAGATAATAGTGTTTTTTGTATGGATACAAATCAGCAATGTGCAGGATTCACAAATGGTTTACTGCAAGCATTTATGTTATTAAATAATAATAATATGAAAAAAGTAGTTTTAATAACTGGAGATGTTTTAGCAAAGAACCCAGATAGAAGTAATACAAGTTCATATCCTTTGTCTGGAGATGCAATTTGCATAACTATTATAGAAAATTGTGATAAAAATCTTCCAATATATTTTCATTCTATTATAGATGCAAATAAATATGATGCATTAGTATTTCCCTCAATGGGATTTCGAGTAGTTACTGAAGAAGAAAGAAAAAAATTTGCAAGTGAAAAATATGGTGGATATGATTATTTACCTTGTGTACATATGGATGGACAAGCTGTTTTTCAATATGTGATGCAAGATGTACCAAAGTATGTATATGAAACGCTAGAATTTGCAAAAACAGATAAAGGTAGCTTAAATTATTATTTTTTTCATCAACCAAATAAATTTATGGTAGATAAATTAGCACAAAAAATTGATGTGTCAGCCGAAAAAGTACCAAGTAATGTAGTAACATTTTATGGAAATTCTAATAGTTCAACTATTCCTATTGCTATTTGTCATAATGCAAAAGATGAAATGCTGTCTACTGATAATTATAAGTGCATGTTAGCTGGATTTGGAGCAGGACTTTCTTATTCTGGAATAGTTATGAATTTAGGAGAATTTGATTTTTGTGAGATGTTAATAACAACTTTTTAA
- a CDS encoding SDR family oxidoreductase, giving the protein MISLKNKKILVLGASGSVGRSVAIKLSQLGAKVVIQGRNKIKLENTFSQLIGTGHYSISFDLCNLDKIDELMNLAVNFDNEKLTGMVYCAGIMPIRPIKSTKSDFLHETMLINYYAFVEAVRLYADKRVSNGGSIVVMSSYSSINGDKGQLAYSASKSAIDSSVVVMSKELYSKNIRVNAIRPAIIQGEDTNIELLPVSIKNIIEKMKIGLIDPNILAEQVAFLISDYSSGVYGRCFDVKGYLS; this is encoded by the coding sequence ATGATAAGTTTAAAGAATAAAAAGATTTTAGTTCTTGGGGCAAGCGGTTCGGTAGGTAGAAGTGTAGCTATTAAACTTAGCCAGTTGGGGGCAAAAGTAGTTATTCAAGGAAGAAATAAAATAAAACTTGAAAATACTTTTTCTCAACTTATAGGAACAGGTCATTATTCCATATCATTTGATCTTTGTAATCTAGATAAAATTGATGAGCTTATGAATTTAGCTGTGAATTTTGATAATGAAAAACTTACAGGTATGGTATATTGTGCTGGTATTATGCCAATTAGACCTATTAAAAGTACAAAAAGTGATTTTCTTCATGAAACTATGCTTATAAACTATTATGCATTTGTAGAAGCAGTTAGGCTTTATGCTGATAAAAGGGTATCTAATGGTGGAAGTATTGTAGTTATGTCTTCATACTCTTCAATAAATGGTGATAAAGGGCAACTTGCTTATTCTGCAAGTAAAAGTGCAATTGATAGTAGTGTTGTAGTTATGAGTAAAGAATTATATTCAAAAAACATAAGAGTTAATGCAATTCGTCCTGCTATTATCCAAGGAGAAGATACAAATATAGAACTTCTTCCTGTTTCAATTAAGAATATTATAGAAAAAATGAAAATAGGATTGATTGATCCAAATATTCTTGCTGAACAAGTTGCTTTTTTAATTAGTGATTATTCAAGCGGTGTTTATGGTAGATGTTTTGACGTAAAAGGATATTTATCATGA
- a CDS encoding FkbM family methyltransferase, translating to MIKTDKNFEEMISTLFLIQNKIYDNKYTEETIQRFKDLCSKKKLYFFGVGYYAKALPKYLNKKYNVKVDGQYDWFEKEDDEVNQRAFKLANMYYRIDEKKRNKINAKIPLLTKEEFYKDPENTVIFLNYDNPIVEPYILFSLGFKNLYYLQTLAGEIMQNIMPPKKFDIYDRLDTMRTDFCFSDMDIAKISTVYYSLSDEKSKKVFFNLLKVKITSDVTYSQEVLDASTVHYFDKEVMPLSDEEVLIDCGANIGDTVESFYKCTNGKFKHIYAFEPDEINFDRMTKYVNSLDCKDKITPLKCGVGQKDETVYIINPGSTTTAITTTETEFKIEVKTIPTTINHIPTIIKMDIEGYEICALLGAMDLIKTYKPKLAISIYHKFDDLWNIPALIKMWVPEYKISIRQYAFDRTETVMYATIN from the coding sequence ATGATTAAAACTGATAAAAATTTTGAAGAAATGATTAGTACTTTATTTCTAATACAAAATAAAATTTATGATAATAAATATACTGAAGAGACTATACAAAGGTTTAAAGATTTATGCTCAAAAAAAAAGTTATATTTTTTTGGAGTTGGTTATTATGCAAAAGCATTACCAAAGTATCTGAATAAAAAATATAATGTAAAAGTAGATGGGCAATATGATTGGTTTGAAAAAGAAGATGATGAAGTAAATCAAAGAGCTTTTAAATTAGCAAATATGTATTATAGAATTGATGAAAAAAAAAGAAATAAAATAAATGCCAAAATACCTTTACTTACAAAAGAGGAATTTTATAAAGATCCTGAAAATACAGTGATATTCTTAAATTATGATAATCCAATTGTAGAACCTTATATACTTTTTTCTTTAGGATTCAAAAATTTATATTATTTGCAAACTTTAGCGGGTGAAATTATGCAAAATATAATGCCTCCGAAAAAGTTTGATATTTATGATCGACTTGATACGATGAGAACAGATTTTTGTTTTTCTGATATGGATATAGCAAAAATTAGTACAGTTTATTATTCATTGAGTGATGAAAAATCTAAAAAAGTATTTTTTAATTTGTTAAAAGTAAAAATAACTTCAGATGTTACATATTCTCAAGAAGTATTAGATGCAAGTACAGTACATTACTTTGATAAAGAAGTGATGCCTTTAAGTGATGAAGAAGTTTTAATTGATTGTGGTGCAAATATTGGAGATACTGTTGAATCTTTTTATAAATGTACAAATGGAAAATTCAAACATATTTATGCATTTGAACCAGATGAAATTAATTTTGATAGAATGACAAAATATGTAAATTCTTTAGACTGTAAAGATAAAATTACACCTCTTAAATGTGGAGTTGGACAAAAAGATGAAACAGTTTATATAATAAATCCAGGTTCTACAACTACGGCTATTACAACGACTGAAACAGAATTCAAGATAGAAGTAAAAACAATTCCAACAACAATCAATCATATACCAACTATAATAAAAATGGACATAGAAGGTTATGAAATATGTGCTTTATTAGGAGCAATGGATTTAATAAAAACATATAAACCTAAATTAGCAATATCAATTTATCATAAATTTGATGATCTTTGGAATATTCCAGCATTAATAAAAATGTGGGTACCTGAATATAAAATATCTATAAGACAATATGCATTTGATAGAACAGAAACAGTAATGTATGCTACTATAAACTAA
- a CDS encoding SDR family NAD(P)-dependent oxidoreductase: MITFQGKKILVTGASSGIGREISIQLAKLGAKVVLLGRNEEKLKKSLSMLEGIGHKYFVYDLKQIEGIKDIVESFIEYDNIKLDGFIHSAGVPSVYPLKIITHDKFNESMDINTYSYLEIIKHFSKKNISNDYSSIVFISSILTKLPKKAQTLYVASKAASDSMSKVLSQELFKRNIRINSVLVGGVLTEMVENTEIFRMLGNESVAEDYNTVYKTLSTQEVSNMVLFLMSESAKYIIGESYHIDGGYF, encoded by the coding sequence ATGATTACTTTTCAAGGTAAAAAGATACTAGTTACTGGTGCTAGTTCAGGAATTGGAAGAGAAATATCAATACAGTTGGCAAAGCTTGGTGCAAAAGTTGTTTTATTGGGGAGAAATGAAGAAAAACTAAAAAAATCATTATCTATGTTAGAAGGTATCGGACATAAATATTTTGTTTATGATCTCAAACAAATTGAAGGAATAAAAGATATTGTTGAGTCATTTATTGAATATGATAATATTAAACTTGATGGGTTTATTCATTCTGCAGGAGTACCTTCTGTATATCCACTTAAAATAATAACTCATGATAAGTTTAACGAATCAATGGATATAAATACTTATTCTTATTTAGAAATTATAAAACATTTCTCAAAAAAAAATATTTCTAATGACTATTCTTCTATAGTTTTTATATCTTCAATATTAACAAAATTACCTAAAAAAGCTCAAACACTTTATGTAGCTAGTAAAGCTGCTTCTGATTCAATGTCAAAGGTATTGTCTCAAGAACTCTTTAAAAGAAATATTAGAATAAATAGTGTTTTAGTTGGAGGTGTTTTAACTGAAATGGTAGAGAACACTGAAATATTTAGAATGTTAGGAAATGAAAGTGTAGCTGAAGATTATAATACAGTTTATAAAACACTGAGCACACAAGAAGTTTCGAATATGGTTTTGTTTCTTATGAGTGAAAGTGCAAAATATATAATAGGTGAAAGTTATCATATAGATGGAGGATATTTTTAA
- the pseC gene encoding UDP-4-amino-4,6-dideoxy-N-acetyl-beta-L-altrosamine transaminase, whose protein sequence is MINFIPYGKQTIDEDDINSLVETLKSDFLTTGPKVQEFEKKIAEYCNAKYCVAVSNGTAALHLASLALLNKNDKVLTTPNSFLATSNAILYVEAKPIFVDIEEDGNIDLNLCEEELKKDSSIKAIYVVHFSGNPINQKKLNHLKNTYNIKILEDCAHSLGAIFENTKAGSCQNSDCSILSFHPVKHITTGEGGAITTNSKEIYEKLLELRSHGMQRFPDIAPWYYEMHSLGFNYRITDIACALGISQLKKLNSFIQKRKEIAKRYDEIFINSIVKPLYLYNENSSYHLYVVRVDFTKLNISKIELFNNIKEKSIGLQLHYIPINKQPFYKNLGFGNEKTPIMDKYYEECFSLPMYPSLTIDEQKYVIKNLLEILND, encoded by the coding sequence ATGATAAATTTTATACCTTATGGAAAACAAACTATTGATGAGGATGATATAAACAGCTTAGTTGAAACTTTAAAATCAGATTTTTTAACAACTGGTCCAAAAGTTCAAGAATTTGAAAAAAAAATTGCAGAGTACTGTAATGCAAAATATTGTGTTGCTGTATCAAATGGAACAGCTGCACTGCATCTAGCTTCATTAGCACTTTTAAACAAAAATGATAAAGTATTAACTACTCCAAACTCTTTTTTAGCAACTTCAAATGCTATTCTTTATGTAGAAGCAAAACCGATTTTCGTTGATATTGAAGAAGATGGAAATATTGACCTAAATTTATGTGAAGAGGAATTAAAAAAAGATAGTTCAATAAAAGCCATTTATGTTGTACACTTTAGTGGAAATCCCATAAATCAAAAAAAATTAAACCATTTAAAAAATACTTATAATATAAAAATTTTAGAAGATTGTGCCCACTCTTTAGGTGCAATTTTTGAAAATACAAAAGCAGGAAGTTGCCAAAATAGCGATTGCAGTATTTTATCTTTTCATCCAGTAAAACATATAACAACTGGTGAAGGTGGTGCAATTACTACAAATTCAAAAGAGATTTATGAAAAATTATTAGAACTTAGATCTCATGGTATGCAAAGATTTCCTGATATTGCTCCTTGGTATTATGAGATGCACTCTTTAGGATTTAATTATAGAATTACAGATATTGCTTGTGCATTAGGAATAAGTCAATTAAAAAAATTAAATAGTTTTATACAAAAAAGAAAAGAGATAGCAAAAAGATATGATGAAATCTTTATCAATAGCATCGTAAAACCTCTATATTTATACAATGAAAATTCATCTTATCACCTTTATGTTGTAAGAGTTGATTTTACAAAATTAAATATTTCAAAAATAGAGTTATTTAATAATATCAAAGAAAAAAGTATAGGATTGCAACTTCATTATATTCCTATAAATAAACAACCTTTTTACAAAAATTTAGGTTTTGGAAATGAAAAAACACCTATTATGGATAAATATTATGAAGAGTGCTTTTCTCTTCCTATGTATCCAAGTTTAACAATAGACGAACAAAAATATGTTATAAAAAATTTATTGGAAATTCTAAATGACTAA
- a CDS encoding 3-oxoacyl-ACP synthase III family protein translates to MAIDHIKNVKISAVACAVPSDKLTAEDFYQYLEKDVVDRFVKDVGVSQKFYSKDRRTITSDLCYEAAEEIFKKKGIDKESIDGLIFISQTPDYPAPATACLLQYRLGLSENCMAYDVNLGCSGYVYGLHMAASSLQSGYMKKILLLVGDTSDGVSPTVSLNDLLFGDCGSATIVEYDEMADGFKFDLRTIGNGFKALGATTGLRYAHIGNPSFDPSIHMDGISIFTFSISQVPKLFKSFFQSFDRKIEDYDAVLLHQANKSMLEIIIKKIKADISKVPFSLNEYANTSSATIPNLMCHYYGENNTDDDISVIMAGFGIGLSLGIADAKINPINILPIISTNTTWDEGRTKVEEANDKFKE, encoded by the coding sequence ATGGCTATAGATCATATAAAAAATGTAAAAATATCGGCTGTTGCATGCGCTGTGCCTAGTGATAAGTTAACAGCTGAAGATTTTTATCAATATCTAGAAAAAGATGTTGTAGATAGGTTTGTAAAAGATGTTGGAGTATCACAAAAGTTTTATAGTAAGGATAGAAGAACCATTACTTCTGATTTATGCTATGAGGCTGCCGAAGAAATTTTTAAAAAAAAAGGTATTGATAAAGAAAGTATAGATGGTTTGATTTTTATATCACAAACACCTGATTATCCAGCTCCTGCAACGGCTTGTTTACTACAATATAGGCTTGGACTATCTGAAAATTGTATGGCTTATGATGTTAATCTTGGTTGCTCAGGATATGTTTATGGGTTACATATGGCAGCAAGTAGTCTTCAATCTGGATATATGAAAAAAATATTGTTACTTGTCGGAGATACTTCAGATGGAGTTAGTCCTACTGTGTCATTGAATGATTTGCTTTTTGGGGATTGTGGTAGTGCTACAATAGTTGAATATGATGAAATGGCAGATGGTTTTAAATTTGATTTAAGAACAATAGGAAATGGATTCAAAGCGCTAGGTGCAACTACTGGACTAAGGTATGCTCACATTGGAAATCCTTCTTTCGATCCATCTATTCATATGGATGGTATTTCTATTTTTACTTTTAGTATATCTCAAGTACCAAAATTATTTAAATCATTTTTTCAGTCTTTTGATAGAAAAATTGAAGATTATGACGCCGTTTTATTACATCAAGCTAATAAATCTATGCTGGAAATAATTATAAAGAAAATAAAAGCAGATATATCAAAAGTACCATTTTCATTAAATGAGTATGCAAATACTTCTTCTGCAACAATACCAAATCTTATGTGTCATTATTATGGAGAAAATAATACAGATGATGATATATCTGTAATAATGGCTGGTTTTGGAATAGGTTTATCATTAGGCATTGCTGATGCAAAAATAAATCCAATAAATATTTTACCTATAATATCTACAAATACAACATGGGATGAAGGTAGAACAAAAGTAGAAGAAGCAAATGATAAGTTTAAAGAATAA